One Campylobacter concisus DNA window includes the following coding sequences:
- a CDS encoding phosphatidylglycerophosphate synthase, translated as MNELENLKEIGIKEISRKTHIEPTFLQYIFDKNFEKLSRLNMRGYAKILQREYGVDLSELLAEYDAFMQENIPDESKKTKVSPKISSYTPEDVSIQRQSSGGGAGFFFWIIILAIIAGGAYYFDAYKYVQNFIASLNEDNTSVSYSQSSIVNEVKKNIIDTNVTISQNTPKIDANASSVKISAPAEQNVTVSPASVDQNALKPSMAAQPAPKVEQNVTKPLNEAIITPKQRVWIGIINLENGQKTSSDTSKSVNINLDQRQLVVCGNGNIELKIGDKVTKYNPSRPARFLVENGDMKFLTYDEFVEMNKGKSW; from the coding sequence ATGAATGAATTAGAAAATTTAAAAGAGATAGGTATAAAGGAAATTTCGCGTAAAACGCACATTGAACCCACATTTTTACAATACATTTTTGACAAAAATTTTGAAAAATTATCACGCTTAAACATGAGAGGCTATGCCAAAATTTTACAGCGTGAGTACGGCGTCGATCTTAGCGAACTTCTCGCAGAATACGACGCTTTCATGCAAGAAAATATACCTGATGAGAGCAAAAAAACAAAAGTCAGCCCAAAAATTTCTTCTTACACACCTGAAGATGTCTCGATCCAAAGGCAAAGTAGCGGTGGCGGGGCTGGATTTTTCTTCTGGATCATCATTTTAGCTATCATCGCTGGCGGTGCTTACTACTTTGACGCTTACAAATATGTCCAAAATTTCATCGCAAGCTTAAATGAAGACAACACGAGCGTGAGCTACTCGCAATCAAGCATTGTAAATGAAGTGAAGAAAAATATAATCGACACAAACGTAACGATCTCCCAAAACACTCCAAAGATCGATGCAAACGCTTCAAGCGTGAAAATTTCAGCTCCAGCTGAGCAAAACGTGACTGTAAGTCCTGCTAGTGTTGATCAAAATGCCCTAAAACCTAGCATGGCAGCCCAGCCAGCTCCAAAAGTAGAGCAAAACGTAACAAAGCCACTAAATGAGGCGATCATCACACCAAAACAACGCGTTTGGATAGGCATCATCAACCTTGAAAATGGTCAAAAAACATCAAGCGATACAAGCAAAAGTGTCAATATAAATTTAGACCAAAGGCAGCTAGTCGTTTGCGGAAATGGCAACATCGAGCTTAAGATCGGCGATAAAGTGACAAAGTATAACCCAAGCCGTCCAGCTAGATTTTTAGTAGAAAATGGCGATATGAAATTTTTAACTTATGACGAGTTTGTCGAGATGAATAAGGGCAAATCTTGGTAA
- a CDS encoding homoserine dehydrogenase: protein MNVAILGVGTVGESVAKILLKNKKLIAARCGEEIVPVIGVVRNLNKKRDAGIPLTDDINSVINRDDIDVFVELMGGVEEPFRVVSEILKRKKAVVTANKALLAYHRYALQNLAKNTPFGFEASVAGGIPIIRALREGLSANHILSINGILNGTSNYILTSMMNEGSNFKDALKKAQELGYAEADPTFDVGGFDTAHKLLILASIAYGVHGDPEDILIEGIQGITPEDIFFAKDFEYSIRLLAIAKKSEGKVELRVHPALVPQNKMIAKASGVTNAISVVGEVVGETMYYGPGAGGDATASAVISDLIDIARDSKSPMLGYKAPFELNTLELLDRDRIKTKYYFRLKVEDKMGVLAKITNLMSENNLSIDSLLQKPKDESEYAVLFFTTHTSLEADAKRTIELLKEQEYIKEEPFMMRIEE, encoded by the coding sequence ATGAATGTAGCGATATTAGGCGTTGGAACCGTTGGTGAATCGGTTGCAAAAATTTTACTAAAAAACAAAAAACTGATCGCAGCAAGATGTGGCGAAGAGATAGTGCCAGTCATCGGTGTGGTTAGAAATTTAAATAAAAAAAGAGACGCTGGCATCCCTTTGACTGACGATATAAATAGCGTCATAAACCGCGATGATATCGACGTTTTTGTCGAGCTTATGGGCGGTGTTGAAGAGCCTTTTAGAGTGGTAAGCGAAATTTTAAAACGCAAAAAAGCGGTCGTCACTGCAAACAAGGCGCTTCTTGCCTATCATAGATATGCTTTGCAAAATTTAGCCAAAAACACGCCATTTGGCTTTGAAGCAAGCGTGGCTGGCGGCATACCGATCATCAGAGCCTTAAGAGAGGGACTTAGCGCCAACCACATCTTAAGCATAAATGGCATACTAAATGGCACGAGCAACTACATCCTAACCTCGATGATGAATGAGGGATCAAATTTCAAAGACGCACTTAAAAAGGCGCAGGAGCTTGGATATGCCGAGGCTGACCCTACCTTTGACGTGGGTGGCTTTGACACGGCTCACAAGCTGCTCATCCTAGCAAGCATCGCATACGGCGTGCACGGCGATCCAGAAGATATCTTGATAGAAGGGATTCAAGGCATCACGCCAGAGGATATATTTTTCGCAAAAGACTTTGAATACTCGATCAGGCTTCTAGCCATCGCCAAAAAAAGCGAAGGCAAGGTCGAACTACGAGTGCATCCTGCGCTTGTGCCACAAAATAAAATGATAGCAAAGGCAAGTGGCGTGACAAATGCTATAAGCGTCGTTGGCGAGGTCGTTGGCGAAACGATGTATTACGGCCCGGGAGCTGGCGGAGATGCAACAGCAAGCGCAGTAATTAGCGATCTTATCGACATCGCAAGAGATAGCAAGTCGCCGATGCTTGGATACAAAGCGCCATTTGAGCTAAATACCTTAGAGCTTCTTGATCGCGACAGAATAAAGACAAAATACTACTTTAGACTAAAAGTCGAAGACAAGATGGGCGTGCTAGCAAAGATAACAAATTTAATGAGTGAAAACAACCTCTCGATAGATAGCTTGCTACAAAAGCCAAAAGATGAGAGCGAGTATGCCGTGCTATTTTTCACGACGCACACGAGCTTAGAGGCTGATGCGAAGCGAACGATAGAGCTTTTAAAAGAGCAAGAGTATATAAAAGAAGAGCCATTTATGATGAGGATCGAGGAGTAG
- a CDS encoding LL-diaminopimelate aminotransferase, translated as MFDEIRFNTIERLPNYVFAEVNAIKMAARRAGEDIIDFSMGNPEGRTPQHIVDKLCESAQKDKTHGYSASAGIYKLRLAICNWYKRKYGVNLDPETEAVATMGSKEGFVHLAQAVINPGDVAIVPDPAYPIHTQAFLFAGGSVAKMPLHYNDKFELDENKFFENLIQTIHASSPKPKYVVVNFPHNPTTVTVQKSFYERLVSIAKQERFYVISDIAYADLTFDGYKTPSIFEVEGAKDVAVECYTLSKSYNMAGWRVGFMCGNKRLCAALKKIKSWVDYGMFTPIQVSATVALDGDQSCVEEIRQIYEKRRDVMIEAFAQAGWELKKPNASMFIWAKLPPKVSHLGSLEFSKQLLTKASVAVSPGIGFGEGGNDYVRLALIENENRIRQAARNIKKYLKEFE; from the coding sequence GTGTTTGATGAGATAAGATTTAATACAATTGAGCGTTTGCCAAACTACGTTTTTGCCGAAGTAAATGCTATAAAAATGGCAGCACGCAGAGCTGGCGAGGATATCATCGACTTTTCTATGGGCAACCCAGAGGGCAGAACACCGCAGCACATCGTCGATAAACTATGCGAAAGCGCGCAAAAAGACAAGACCCACGGCTACTCAGCCAGTGCTGGAATTTATAAGCTCCGCCTTGCCATTTGCAACTGGTATAAGAGAAAATACGGCGTAAATTTAGACCCAGAAACCGAAGCAGTCGCCACCATGGGCAGCAAAGAGGGCTTTGTGCATCTTGCTCAAGCTGTGATAAACCCAGGCGACGTGGCTATCGTGCCTGATCCTGCATATCCGATACACACGCAGGCCTTTTTATTTGCTGGCGGAAGCGTCGCAAAGATGCCGCTTCACTACAATGATAAATTTGAGCTTGATGAGAATAAATTTTTTGAAAACTTAATCCAGACGATACACGCAAGCTCGCCAAAACCAAAATATGTAGTCGTAAATTTCCCTCACAATCCAACAACCGTGACCGTGCAAAAGAGCTTTTACGAGCGCCTTGTAAGCATCGCAAAGCAAGAGAGATTTTACGTCATATCTGATATCGCCTACGCCGATCTTACCTTTGATGGCTACAAAACGCCAAGTATCTTTGAAGTAGAAGGCGCAAAAGATGTCGCAGTCGAGTGCTACACTCTTTCAAAAAGCTACAACATGGCTGGCTGGAGAGTTGGCTTCATGTGTGGAAACAAAAGACTTTGTGCCGCACTTAAAAAGATAAAATCATGGGTTGATTACGGTATGTTTACGCCGATACAAGTCTCTGCCACGGTCGCACTTGACGGCGATCAAAGCTGCGTTGAAGAGATACGCCAAATTTATGAAAAAAGAAGAGATGTGATGATAGAGGCCTTTGCTCAGGCTGGTTGGGAGCTTAAAAAGCCAAATGCCAGCATGTTTATCTGGGCGAAACTTCCACCAAAGGTTAGCCACTTAGGCAGTCTTGAGTTTTCAAAGCAGCTTCTTACAAAGGCTTCAGTTGCAGTTAGCCCAGGCATTGGTTTTGGCGAGGGCGGAAACGACTATGTGCGCCTAGCTCTTATCGAAAATGAAAACAGGATAAGACAAGCAGCAAGAAATATAAAAAAATATTTGAAAGAATTTGAATGA